The Hymenobacter sp. DG01 genome has a segment encoding these proteins:
- a CDS encoding DUF692 domain-containing protein encodes MQANPAICSALACNLDVDILSAALPLLAEGRVEAVEWSFDTLFWTEQMPDWFSELLRTYSAGNRLLGHGVFFSLLSGRLSPEQQQWLSQLRKVAAELPFAHITEHFGFFTGQNFHSGAPLPVPYTPATLRLGQDRLSRLYEACRCPVGLENLAFAYSLDEVKRHGEFLDKLLEPVNGFLILDLHNLYCQLHNFSVSYEELIRLYPLHRVREIHISGGSWEPSALAPEQKVRRDTHDQGVPEEVFQLLQRTMPQCPRLRFVVLEQLGNSLRTEENRARFRLDFGRMETLVQEHRASLTVSAAEQAFLPLQPPRRGPVLEDPALHEQQQHLSRILETAPSVAEARQLLHTCPQLSATAWKIEQWEPYMLETAVGIAQKWKK; translated from the coding sequence GTGCAAGCAAACCCTGCCATCTGCTCGGCCCTGGCCTGCAACCTGGACGTCGATATTCTGTCGGCGGCCCTGCCTTTGCTGGCCGAGGGCCGGGTGGAGGCCGTGGAGTGGTCGTTTGATACTCTGTTCTGGACCGAGCAGATGCCCGACTGGTTTTCGGAGCTGCTGCGCACCTACAGCGCCGGTAACCGGCTGCTGGGCCACGGCGTATTCTTTTCCCTGCTCTCGGGCAGGTTGAGCCCGGAGCAGCAGCAGTGGCTAAGCCAGCTGCGGAAGGTAGCCGCCGAGCTGCCCTTCGCCCACATAACCGAGCATTTCGGCTTTTTCACGGGCCAGAACTTCCACTCGGGTGCGCCCCTGCCCGTACCCTACACGCCCGCTACCCTGCGCCTGGGCCAGGACCGCCTCAGCCGCCTTTACGAGGCCTGCCGGTGCCCGGTAGGACTAGAGAACCTGGCCTTTGCCTACAGTCTGGATGAGGTGAAGCGCCACGGCGAGTTTCTGGATAAGCTGCTGGAGCCCGTCAATGGGTTCCTGATTCTGGATTTGCATAACCTGTACTGCCAGCTGCACAATTTCTCGGTTTCCTACGAGGAGCTGATCCGCCTGTATCCGCTGCACCGGGTGCGGGAAATCCATATTTCCGGGGGTAGCTGGGAGCCCTCGGCATTGGCTCCGGAGCAGAAGGTGCGCCGCGACACCCACGACCAGGGCGTGCCGGAGGAGGTATTTCAACTGCTGCAACGCACCATGCCCCAGTGCCCCCGCCTGCGCTTTGTAGTGCTGGAGCAGTTGGGCAACAGTCTGCGGACCGAGGAAAACCGGGCCCGGTTCCGCCTCGATTTCGGAAGAATGGAAACCCTGGTGCAAGAGCATCGGGCCAGCCTGACGGTTTCTGCTGCCGAACAGGCATTTCTGCCGCTCCAGCCCCCGCGGCGGGGTCCCGTTCTGGAAGACCCCGCCCTGCACGAGCAGCAGCAGCACCTGTCCCGCATCCTGGAAACGGCCCCCTCCGTAGCCGAGGCCCGGCAGCTTCTGCACACCTGCCCCCAACTCAGCGCCACGGCCTGGAAAATTGAGCAGTGGGAGCCCTACATGCTGGAAACGGCCGTCGGCATTGCCCAGAAGTGGAAGAAGTAG
- a CDS encoding DUF2007 domain-containing protein: MSSDSTSSIVLLDSFRDTIAAHLAKNQLDAAGIPCFLGNENRPYGPVLGSVRLFVRATDVAAAQELLHAQRAPMHPMPPEAPDEEPEAGLRCPRCHHTDVVCRHLPQPTDNLFVKLRLWLLAPEKPQCHCFTCGLEFERE, encoded by the coding sequence ATGTCTTCTGATTCCACTTCTTCCATCGTTCTGCTCGATTCCTTTCGGGATACCATTGCGGCCCATCTGGCCAAAAACCAGCTGGATGCGGCCGGCATTCCGTGCTTTCTCGGCAACGAAAACCGCCCCTACGGCCCGGTGCTGGGCTCCGTGCGCCTGTTCGTGCGCGCCACCGACGTAGCGGCGGCCCAGGAGCTGCTGCACGCCCAGCGGGCTCCCATGCACCCCATGCCTCCCGAGGCGCCCGATGAAGAACCGGAGGCCGGCCTGCGCTGCCCGCGCTGCCACCACACCGATGTAGTATGCCGCCACCTGCCCCAGCCCACCGACAACCTTTTTGTGAAGCTACGCCTGTGGCTGTTAGCTCCCGAAAAGCCCCAGTGCCACTGCTTTACCTGCGGGCTGGAGTTTGAGCGGGAGTAG
- a CDS encoding OFA family MFS transporter, with amino-acid sequence MANDSLLDRSRTVAGPGYNRWLVPPAALAIHLAIGQAYAFSVFNKPLGALISGDVNNPAPDDWTPTQIGITFSIAIVLLGLSAAVFGKWLERVGPRKAMLASALCFGGGFLIASLGIHLHNIWLLYFGYGFVGGIGLGIGYISPVSTLIKWFPDRKGVATGMAIMGFGGGAMIGSPLANNLMTHFKDSAPQGVAPTFIVMGLIYLLFMQFGVWTIRVPADDWKPAGYVPSTEHNDMITTANVSADNAIKTPQFWLLWVVLLTNVTAGIGVLETASPLVQETFSDGAMGTGRGVTAAAAAGFVGLLSLFNLLGRFFWSSASDKLGRKTTYAIYFGLGILLYALVPTLGRSLQLTLFVVVACVIISMYGGGFATIPAYLSDMFGKYQVGAIHGRLLTAWSTAGVLGPLIVHTLHEHAKEQGLKGAAAYQNVFYTMAGVLVLGLLANLAVRPVKEEYYEKGPVTIEAGGH; translated from the coding sequence ATGGCAAATGACTCCTTACTGGACCGTAGTCGCACTGTTGCCGGGCCGGGCTACAACCGGTGGCTGGTTCCGCCGGCCGCGCTGGCTATTCACCTCGCCATTGGGCAGGCCTACGCCTTCAGCGTGTTCAATAAACCGCTGGGCGCCCTGATCAGTGGCGACGTAAACAACCCCGCCCCCGACGACTGGACACCCACACAAATCGGCATTACCTTTTCCATTGCCATTGTGCTGCTGGGGCTTTCGGCGGCCGTGTTTGGGAAGTGGCTGGAGCGGGTGGGTCCGCGCAAGGCCATGCTGGCTTCGGCCCTATGCTTCGGCGGTGGCTTCCTGATTGCCTCCCTTGGGATTCATTTGCACAACATCTGGCTGCTTTACTTCGGCTACGGCTTTGTGGGCGGAATCGGGCTGGGCATCGGCTACATTTCGCCGGTCAGCACCCTGATTAAGTGGTTTCCGGACCGCAAGGGGGTAGCCACGGGCATGGCCATCATGGGCTTTGGCGGCGGGGCCATGATTGGCTCGCCTTTGGCCAACAACCTCATGACGCACTTCAAGGACTCGGCGCCCCAGGGCGTGGCGCCTACGTTCATTGTGATGGGCCTGATTTACCTGCTGTTCATGCAGTTCGGCGTCTGGACCATCCGGGTGCCTGCCGACGACTGGAAACCAGCCGGCTACGTGCCCAGCACCGAGCACAACGACATGATAACTACGGCCAACGTTTCGGCCGATAATGCCATTAAGACCCCACAGTTCTGGCTGCTGTGGGTGGTGCTGCTCACCAACGTAACGGCCGGTATCGGGGTGCTGGAAACGGCCTCGCCGCTGGTACAGGAAACCTTTTCGGATGGGGCCATGGGCACGGGGCGCGGCGTAACGGCGGCGGCAGCGGCCGGCTTCGTGGGTTTGCTGAGCCTGTTTAACCTGCTGGGCCGCTTTTTTTGGTCATCGGCTTCCGATAAGCTGGGTCGTAAGACCACGTATGCCATCTATTTTGGGTTGGGCATCCTGCTCTACGCCCTGGTGCCTACCCTGGGCCGCAGCCTGCAGCTGACCTTATTCGTGGTAGTGGCCTGCGTGATTATCAGCATGTACGGAGGTGGCTTCGCGACCATTCCGGCTTACCTCTCCGATATGTTTGGCAAGTACCAGGTAGGCGCCATTCATGGCCGCCTGCTCACGGCCTGGAGTACGGCCGGGGTACTGGGCCCCCTGATTGTGCATACCCTGCACGAGCACGCCAAGGAGCAGGGCCTGAAGGGTGCCGCGGCCTACCAGAACGTATTCTACACCATGGCCGGCGTGCTGGTACTGGGGCTGCTGGCTAACCTGGCAGTGCGCCCCGTAAAAGAAGAATACTACGAAAAAGGACCCGTAACTATTGAGGCCGGTGGGCACTAA
- a CDS encoding N-acetylmuramoyl-L-alanine amidase: MQIFRTLFAGLIGLGAFLNHASTALAQQRRPPAPTPPVINSAETVPAADQWLRPGDRLQVRLTGTPGQRASFLNGQPLTELPPAQTQGKRGVYQGTYVVQPGDTLHNRRISFQLLTPDSLITTAFSKSRVRFMNPNQPQLAVTKGQLAYLNYGLGEDRLGGAKLGYLDSAVVLHLTGRVGNQYRVQLSESQTAWVPQEVVRLLPPGGFVPSSLTGSWSVQGDSIYDYVRVALSQRLPYRSQLLTDPSHLVVDIFGATSNTNWITQRDGLQELGDVTYEQVQPDVFRLVLPLRHRQSWGYHIGYRGNTLEIRVKCPPRKMRLQGLRVAIDAGHGGTNVGATGASGAREKDLTLAIALKLRQELEQAGARVLMTRETDATVDNGDRVLLLRRLNPDLLISIHVNSSGSATAHGTSTYYRYVAFRPLSVALYEQMRGTGLAGFGNVGGFNFGLNGPTEYPNALVETAFVSNPEDEKRLTDPQFQQRMAEAMRRGLEVFLKRSRARGPRGWLLHEPAAETQ; the protein is encoded by the coding sequence ATGCAGATTTTTCGGACTCTTTTTGCCGGCCTGATTGGGCTGGGTGCCTTTCTGAACCATGCTTCTACCGCACTGGCCCAGCAGCGCCGCCCGCCGGCCCCTACCCCTCCGGTTATCAACAGCGCCGAAACTGTGCCCGCCGCCGACCAGTGGCTCCGGCCCGGCGACCGGCTGCAGGTGCGCCTGACGGGTACGCCGGGCCAGAGGGCTAGCTTCCTGAATGGACAGCCCCTCACGGAATTGCCGCCCGCCCAGACCCAGGGCAAGCGCGGGGTGTACCAGGGTACTTACGTAGTGCAGCCCGGCGACACCCTGCACAACCGGCGCATTTCGTTCCAACTCCTGACGCCCGACAGCCTTATTACCACTGCCTTCAGCAAGAGCCGGGTTCGGTTCATGAACCCCAACCAGCCCCAGCTGGCCGTTACGAAGGGCCAGCTGGCGTACCTGAACTACGGGCTGGGCGAAGACCGGTTGGGCGGGGCCAAGCTCGGCTACCTCGACTCGGCGGTGGTGCTGCACCTCACGGGGCGGGTGGGCAACCAGTACCGGGTGCAGCTCAGCGAATCCCAAACGGCCTGGGTACCTCAGGAGGTAGTGCGTCTGCTGCCGCCGGGTGGCTTCGTGCCCAGCTCGCTCACGGGCTCCTGGAGCGTGCAGGGCGACTCCATATATGATTACGTGCGGGTGGCGCTCAGTCAGCGCCTGCCCTACCGCTCCCAGCTGCTCACAGACCCCAGCCACCTGGTGGTTGATATTTTCGGGGCGACATCCAACACCAACTGGATAACCCAGCGCGACGGCCTGCAGGAGTTGGGCGACGTGACCTACGAGCAGGTGCAGCCCGATGTGTTCCGGCTGGTACTACCCCTCCGCCACCGCCAAAGCTGGGGCTACCACATCGGTTACCGTGGCAATACTCTGGAAATTAGAGTAAAGTGCCCGCCCCGAAAGATGCGGCTGCAGGGCCTGCGGGTGGCTATTGATGCCGGGCACGGCGGCACCAACGTGGGCGCTACCGGCGCCAGCGGGGCCCGCGAGAAAGACCTGACCCTGGCCATTGCCCTGAAATTGCGCCAGGAGCTGGAGCAGGCTGGGGCCCGCGTGCTCATGACCCGCGAGACCGATGCCACCGTGGATAACGGCGACCGGGTGCTGCTTTTGCGCCGCCTCAACCCCGATTTGCTGATCAGCATTCATGTGAATTCCTCGGGTAGCGCCACGGCCCACGGCACCAGCACGTACTACCGCTACGTGGCGTTTCGGCCGCTGTCGGTGGCTTTGTACGAGCAGATGCGTGGCACCGGGCTGGCGGGGTTTGGCAACGTAGGTGGCTTCAACTTCGGGCTGAACGGGCCTACGGAGTACCCCAACGCCCTGGTGGAAACGGCTTTCGTATCGAACCCCGAGGATGAGAAGCGCCTCACAGACCCACAGTTTCAGCAGCGGATGGCAGAGGCCATGAGGCGTGGGCTGGAGGTATTCCTGAAACGCAGCCGGGCCCGCGGCCCCCGGGGCTGGCTACTACACGAGCCGGCAGCGGAAACCCAATAG
- a CDS encoding energy transducer TonB has protein sequence MKQLVLLLLLLACFTAEAQKMRKNDLESGMLEKGEKVGVWEYYSYTRDGSQVVAQKYDHTTKKLIFYRPFDDVPYPVQNAAGDWTRQRVAHPVFFIGGDATLAQYVSKLNYPAAAQNKNVQDRVLVSFVVDTLGQASNYQVVLGIGSGCDEEALRVARSIPAQWIPARIGSRAVVSKYEIPFTFRMRP, from the coding sequence ATGAAACAACTTGTACTCTTATTACTACTGCTGGCCTGCTTCACGGCGGAGGCTCAGAAAATGCGCAAAAACGACCTGGAAAGCGGCATGCTGGAAAAGGGCGAAAAAGTGGGAGTCTGGGAATACTACTCCTACACCCGCGACGGCAGCCAGGTGGTGGCGCAGAAGTACGACCACACCACCAAGAAGTTGATTTTCTATCGTCCGTTTGATGATGTGCCCTACCCCGTGCAAAATGCTGCCGGCGACTGGACGCGCCAGCGGGTAGCGCACCCAGTGTTCTTTATTGGTGGCGACGCCACCCTGGCCCAGTATGTTTCCAAGCTCAACTACCCGGCGGCGGCCCAGAACAAAAACGTGCAGGACCGGGTGCTGGTATCGTTTGTGGTGGATACCCTGGGGCAAGCCAGCAACTACCAGGTGGTGCTCGGCATTGGCTCCGGCTGCGACGAGGAAGCCCTGCGCGTAGCCCGCAGTATTCCGGCCCAGTGGATTCCGGCCCGCATTGGCAGCCGCGCCGTGGTTTCCAAGTACGAAATTCCTTTTACGTTCCGGATGCGGCCCTAA
- the metF gene encoding methylenetetrahydrofolate reductase [NAD(P)H], translating to MKVTEHLTRADGKTLFSFEVLPPKKGENIQNLFSNIEPLMEFKPPFIDVTYHREEYVYRQHPNGFLEKKTVRKRPGTVGICAAIKNRFDVDTVPHLICGGFSKEETENALIDLHFLGIDNVLALRGDPIKSEGHFKPDPDGHAYAADLIGQVANLNKGEYLDEEQDDTWATDFCIGTAGYPEKHFESPNYGADLRYLKHKVDRGADYIVTQMFFDNEQFFNFEKRCREAGITVPIIPGLKPLTTKSQLTMLPRAFYLNIPEALADAVHLAPDNAAAREIGIEWCINQSRELMAHGVPVLHYYSMGKSESIRRVAAALF from the coding sequence ATGAAAGTAACTGAACACCTGACCCGCGCCGACGGCAAGACGCTGTTTTCCTTCGAGGTGCTACCCCCGAAAAAGGGCGAGAACATTCAGAACCTATTCTCTAACATTGAGCCTCTGATGGAGTTCAAGCCGCCGTTTATCGACGTGACCTACCACCGGGAGGAGTACGTGTACCGTCAGCATCCCAACGGGTTTCTGGAGAAGAAAACGGTGCGGAAGCGTCCCGGCACGGTAGGTATTTGCGCGGCCATCAAGAACAGGTTTGATGTGGACACGGTGCCCCACCTGATTTGCGGAGGCTTCTCGAAAGAAGAAACCGAAAACGCCCTCATCGACCTGCACTTTCTTGGCATTGACAACGTGCTGGCCCTGCGCGGCGACCCGATCAAGAGTGAAGGTCACTTCAAGCCCGACCCTGATGGGCACGCCTACGCCGCCGACCTGATTGGGCAAGTGGCCAACCTGAACAAGGGCGAATACTTGGATGAGGAGCAGGATGACACTTGGGCCACCGACTTTTGCATCGGCACGGCCGGCTACCCCGAGAAGCACTTTGAGTCGCCGAATTACGGGGCCGACTTGCGTTACCTCAAGCACAAGGTGGACCGCGGAGCCGACTACATCGTGACCCAGATGTTTTTCGACAACGAGCAGTTCTTCAACTTTGAGAAGCGCTGCCGCGAGGCGGGCATTACCGTGCCCATCATTCCCGGCCTCAAGCCCCTGACCACCAAAAGCCAGCTCACCATGCTGCCCCGGGCCTTCTACCTCAACATTCCGGAAGCCCTGGCCGACGCCGTGCACCTGGCCCCCGACAACGCGGCGGCCCGCGAAATTGGCATTGAGTGGTGCATCAACCAGAGCCGCGAGCTGATGGCCCACGGCGTGCCGGTGTTGCACTACTACAGCATGGGCAAGTCGGAGAGCATCCGGCGGGTAGCGGCGGCTTTGTTTTAA
- the metH gene encoding methionine synthase has protein sequence MPTVTDSPLHDILAKRVLILDGAMGTMIQRHKLEEADFRGTRFADHPKPLRGNNDLLSITRPDIIKGIHADYFAAGADMVETNTFSGTTIAQADYALEDIVYELNYESARIAKEVADEFTAQNPDKPRFVAGAIGPTNRTASLSPDVNRPGFRAVTFDELATAYHEQVRGLIDGGSDALLIETIFDTLNAKAALYAVQKFFDEGGRVVPVMISGTITDASGRTLSGQTVEAFWNSIRHLPLLSVGLNCALGADQLQVYIKELSRIADVHISAYPNAGLPNAFGGYDESAQEFAGVVENYLKEGLVTVVGGCCGTTPQHIGELARLADKYEPRKLPELPKATRLSGLEPFGIYPDSLFVNVGERCNVTGSRAFARLIRTGNYEAALQVARDQVEGGAQVIDVNMDEGMLDSEQAMTTFLNLIASEPDISRVPIMIDSSKWSVLEAGLKCVQGKSIVNSISLKEGEETFKERARTVRQYGAAVVVMAFDENGQADNYEKRIEICRRSYDILVNEVGFPAEDIIFDPNILTVGTGMEEHRTYALDFIEAVRWIKQNLPGALTSGGVSNISFSFRGNDVVREAMHSAFLYHAIRAGLDMGIVNPSQLAVYDEVPKDLLELVEDVLLNRRPDATERLVEFADTVKQKDKTEVVADAWRSLPVAERLQHALVKGITEFIDEDTEQVRQQVARPLEVIEGPLMAGMNVVGDLFGAGKMFLPQVVKSARVMKKAVAYLEPYLLADKQSGDRQTAGKILLATVKGDVHDIGKNIVGVVLACNNFDIVDLGVMVPLEKILDEAVKQQVDVIGLSGLITPSLDEMVYVAQEMEKRGLKTPLLIGGATTSRLHAAVKIAPNYSGPIVHVNDASRSVGVAAALLGTADVEYARTVREEYRQLREDYAGRQREKNYLTIEAARENGFKADWETSRIVKPSFLGTKTLEDYPLAELAEYIDWTPFFQTWELKGRYPRILTDENVGEAATQLFNDAQKLLKQIIDEKLLTARAVLGFWPANTVGHDTIQIFKDDTREEIQTEFFTLRQQSEKAPGVPNLAFSDFVAPRETGREDYIGGFAVTAGLGIEKLLEKYEQEHDDYSSIMVKALADRLAEAFAERLHQRVREEFWGYDPAENLSNEDLIQEKYKGVRPAPGYPGCPDHTEKVTLFELLDAENTTGIRLTENLAMYPASSVSGLYYAHPDSRYFGLGRISKDQVEDIAERKNMPLPELERWLAPNLNYDPASVPVTAL, from the coding sequence ATGCCGACCGTCACTGACTCCCCGCTGCACGATATCCTTGCCAAACGTGTCCTGATTCTGGATGGCGCCATGGGCACCATGATTCAGCGCCACAAGCTGGAAGAGGCTGACTTCCGCGGCACGCGCTTCGCCGACCACCCCAAGCCTCTGCGCGGCAACAACGACCTGCTCAGCATCACCCGCCCCGATATCATCAAAGGCATCCACGCCGATTACTTCGCGGCTGGGGCTGACATGGTGGAAACCAACACCTTCAGCGGCACCACCATTGCCCAGGCAGACTACGCCCTGGAGGACATCGTGTATGAGCTCAACTACGAGTCGGCGCGCATTGCCAAGGAAGTAGCCGACGAGTTTACGGCCCAGAACCCCGATAAGCCCCGCTTCGTGGCCGGCGCCATTGGGCCCACCAACCGTACCGCTAGCCTCTCCCCCGACGTGAACCGCCCCGGCTTCCGGGCCGTGACGTTTGACGAGCTAGCCACTGCCTACCACGAGCAGGTGCGCGGCCTCATTGACGGCGGTTCCGACGCGCTACTCATCGAAACCATCTTCGACACACTGAACGCCAAAGCAGCACTGTATGCCGTTCAGAAGTTCTTCGATGAAGGCGGCCGCGTGGTGCCCGTCATGATTTCCGGCACCATTACCGACGCTTCCGGCCGCACCCTCTCGGGGCAGACGGTAGAGGCGTTCTGGAACTCGATTCGCCACCTGCCCCTGCTGAGCGTGGGCCTGAACTGTGCCCTCGGCGCCGATCAGTTGCAGGTGTACATCAAGGAGCTGAGCCGTATTGCCGACGTGCACATCTCGGCTTACCCGAATGCCGGTTTGCCGAATGCGTTTGGCGGTTACGATGAGTCGGCCCAGGAATTTGCGGGCGTGGTAGAAAACTACCTCAAGGAAGGTCTCGTGACGGTGGTGGGTGGTTGTTGTGGCACCACGCCTCAGCACATCGGTGAGCTGGCCCGCTTGGCCGACAAGTATGAGCCGCGTAAGCTGCCCGAGCTGCCGAAAGCTACCCGCCTGAGTGGCCTAGAGCCCTTCGGTATCTACCCCGACAGCCTCTTCGTGAACGTGGGCGAGCGGTGCAACGTAACCGGTTCCCGCGCCTTTGCCCGCCTCATCCGAACCGGCAACTACGAAGCCGCCCTGCAAGTAGCCCGCGACCAGGTAGAAGGCGGCGCCCAGGTCATCGACGTGAACATGGACGAAGGCATGCTCGACTCGGAGCAGGCCATGACCACGTTCCTGAACCTGATTGCCTCGGAGCCCGACATTTCGCGGGTGCCGATTATGATTGACTCCTCGAAGTGGAGCGTGCTGGAAGCCGGCCTGAAATGCGTACAAGGCAAGAGCATTGTCAACTCCATTTCCTTGAAAGAGGGCGAGGAAACCTTTAAGGAGCGCGCCCGCACCGTGCGCCAGTACGGCGCCGCCGTGGTGGTAATGGCCTTCGATGAGAACGGCCAGGCCGACAACTACGAGAAGCGCATCGAAATCTGCCGGCGCAGCTACGACATTCTGGTGAACGAAGTGGGCTTTCCGGCCGAGGACATCATCTTCGACCCCAACATCCTGACGGTGGGCACCGGCATGGAGGAGCACCGCACCTACGCCCTCGACTTCATTGAGGCCGTCCGCTGGATCAAGCAAAACCTGCCCGGCGCCCTCACCAGCGGCGGCGTCAGCAACATCAGCTTCTCATTCCGCGGCAACGACGTGGTGCGCGAAGCCATGCACTCGGCCTTCCTTTACCACGCCATCCGGGCCGGCCTGGATATGGGCATCGTGAACCCCAGCCAGCTAGCCGTGTACGACGAAGTACCCAAGGACCTGCTAGAGCTGGTAGAAGATGTGCTCCTGAACCGCCGCCCCGATGCCACCGAGCGCCTCGTGGAATTCGCCGACACAGTAAAGCAGAAGGACAAAACCGAAGTAGTAGCCGACGCCTGGCGCAGCCTGCCCGTAGCCGAGCGCCTGCAGCACGCATTGGTGAAAGGCATCACGGAGTTCATCGACGAAGACACTGAACAGGTGCGTCAGCAGGTCGCTAGGCCACTCGAAGTAATTGAAGGCCCCCTGATGGCTGGCATGAACGTAGTTGGTGACCTGTTTGGCGCGGGCAAGATGTTCCTACCCCAGGTGGTGAAGTCGGCCCGCGTGATGAAGAAGGCTGTGGCCTACCTGGAGCCCTACCTGCTGGCCGACAAGCAAAGCGGCGACCGGCAAACCGCCGGTAAAATCCTGCTGGCCACGGTGAAAGGCGACGTGCACGACATCGGCAAGAACATCGTGGGCGTGGTACTGGCCTGCAACAACTTCGATATTGTGGACCTGGGCGTAATGGTGCCCCTGGAAAAGATTCTGGACGAAGCCGTGAAGCAGCAAGTGGACGTAATTGGCCTCAGTGGCCTCATCACCCCGAGTCTGGATGAAATGGTGTACGTGGCTCAGGAAATGGAAAAGCGCGGCCTTAAAACGCCGCTGCTCATTGGTGGTGCCACTACCTCCCGTCTGCACGCCGCGGTGAAAATTGCGCCCAACTATTCTGGCCCCATCGTGCACGTGAATGATGCGTCCCGCTCGGTGGGTGTAGCTGCGGCCCTGCTAGGCACCGCTGATGTGGAGTACGCCCGCACGGTGCGTGAGGAATACCGCCAGCTCCGTGAGGACTATGCCGGACGCCAGCGCGAGAAGAACTACCTGACCATCGAAGCCGCCCGCGAAAACGGTTTCAAAGCCGATTGGGAAACCAGCCGCATCGTGAAGCCGAGCTTCCTGGGCACCAAAACACTGGAAGACTACCCACTGGCGGAGTTGGCTGAGTACATCGACTGGACGCCCTTCTTCCAGACCTGGGAGCTCAAAGGCCGCTACCCTCGCATCCTCACCGACGAGAACGTGGGCGAAGCCGCCACCCAGCTCTTCAACGACGCCCAGAAGCTGCTCAAGCAAATCATCGACGAGAAGCTGCTCACGGCCCGCGCCGTGCTGGGCTTCTGGCCCGCCAACACCGTCGGCCACGACACCATCCAGATCTTCAAGGACGACACCCGCGAGGAAATCCAGACGGAGTTCTTTACCCTGCGCCAGCAGAGCGAGAAAGCACCCGGCGTGCCCAACCTGGCCTTCTCCGACTTTGTGGCTCCGCGCGAAACCGGCCGCGAAGATTACATTGGCGGGTTTGCCGTAACGGCTGGCCTAGGCATTGAGAAGCTGCTAGAAAAGTACGAGCAAGAGCACGACGACTACTCCAGCATCATGGTGAAAGCCCTGGCTGACCGCCTAGCTGAGGCATTTGCGGAGCGCCTGCACCAGCGCGTGCGCGAAGAGTTCTGGGGCTACGACCCTGCCGAGAACCTCTCCAACGAAGATCTCATTCAGGAGAAATACAAAGGTGTGCGCCCCGCTCCCGGCTACCCAGGCTGCCCCGACCACACCGAGAAAGTTACCCTGTTTGAACTCCTCGACGCAGAAAACACTACGGGCATCCGTCTCACCGAGAACCTGGCCATGTACCCTGCCTCCTCCGTCAGCGGCCTCTACTACGCCCACCCCGATTCCCGCTACTTCGGCCTCGGCCGCATCAGCAAGGACCAAGTGGAGGACATTGCCGAGCGCAAGAACATGCCGCTGCCGGAACTAGAGCGCTGGCTGGCCCCCAACCTGAACTACGACCCCGCTAGCGTGCCGGTAACGGCGCTGTAG
- a CDS encoding alkene reductase has protein sequence MSQTTNLFTPVQVGALTLANRFAMAPMTRSRATNEATAPTDSVVKYYVQRASAGLIISEGSQVSPQGVGYINTPGIYSEEQVAGWKKVTDAVHAAGGRIFIQLWHVGRVSHPFFHNGELPVGPSAIKPEGAKAFTGQGFEDVPTPRALELSEIPGVVDQFRQAARNAKLAGFDGAEIHGANGYLLDQFIQDGSNQRADEYGGSLENRSRFVLEVVKAVVDELGADRVGIRLSPQGSASIKDSDPVKTFSYVTEQLNQFNLAYLHVIEALPGHPMAQPQAPAVAAHLRKIFNGTFILNGGYTQETADKALANNEADVIAFGVPFIANPDLVERFRIGAALNTPDPSTFYVPGDKGYIDYPSLQEQGVDTKEPVDYQNN, from the coding sequence ATGAGCCAAACCACCAATCTGTTTACGCCCGTGCAAGTGGGTGCCCTCACGCTGGCCAACCGCTTCGCCATGGCTCCCATGACACGCAGCCGCGCTACCAACGAGGCTACCGCCCCCACCGACTCCGTGGTGAAATACTACGTGCAGCGCGCCTCAGCCGGCCTCATCATCTCCGAAGGCTCTCAGGTATCGCCCCAGGGCGTGGGCTATATCAATACGCCCGGTATCTACTCGGAGGAGCAGGTAGCCGGCTGGAAAAAAGTGACGGATGCCGTGCACGCTGCCGGGGGCCGCATTTTCATTCAGCTCTGGCACGTAGGGCGCGTATCGCACCCCTTCTTCCACAACGGGGAGCTACCCGTAGGGCCCTCGGCCATCAAGCCCGAAGGCGCCAAAGCCTTTACCGGTCAGGGCTTTGAAGATGTGCCAACGCCGCGCGCTCTGGAGTTGAGCGAAATCCCGGGGGTAGTAGATCAGTTCCGCCAGGCCGCCCGCAATGCCAAGCTCGCCGGTTTCGATGGGGCTGAAATTCACGGTGCCAACGGCTACCTGCTTGATCAGTTTATTCAGGACGGCTCCAACCAGCGCGCCGATGAGTACGGCGGCAGCCTGGAAAACCGCAGCCGCTTCGTGCTGGAAGTGGTAAAGGCTGTGGTGGATGAGCTGGGCGCCGACCGTGTAGGCATCCGCCTCTCGCCCCAGGGTAGCGCCAGCATCAAGGACTCTGATCCGGTGAAAACCTTCAGCTACGTAACCGAGCAGCTCAACCAGTTCAACCTGGCCTACCTGCACGTCATTGAGGCCCTGCCCGGCCACCCCATGGCCCAGCCTCAGGCTCCGGCCGTAGCGGCCCACCTGCGCAAAATCTTCAACGGCACCTTCATCCTGAACGGCGGCTACACCCAGGAAACCGCCGATAAGGCCCTGGCCAACAACGAAGCCGACGTTATTGCCTTCGGGGTGCCTTTCATTGCCAACCCCGATCTGGTGGAGCGCTTCCGCATCGGGGCCGCCCTTAATACCCCCGACCCCAGCACGTTCTACGTGCCCGGCGACAAAGGCTATATCGACTACCCCTCTCTGCAGGAGCAAGGTGTAGATACGAAAGAGCCCGTGGATTACCAGAACAACTAA